A window of Chengkuizengella sediminis contains these coding sequences:
- a CDS encoding SCO family protein encodes MYRSSKLKTIILSICFLSIISACSLSSEKPNDLNIEVENFTYTNQENVPFGLSDLENKVWIADFIFTNCTTVCPGMTYNMVQLQSKMKEAGVDAEIVSFSVDPSIDTPEVLKEYVSKFGADFSNWHLLTGYSDDIIQKFAKNSFLTIAQKDENSDQVIHGTAFYLIDQQGIVLTKYDGNNPDFDQIIKDIKSLE; translated from the coding sequence GTGTATAGATCTAGTAAATTAAAAACAATCATATTAAGTATTTGTTTTTTATCCATCATATCTGCATGTAGTTTATCAAGCGAAAAACCGAATGATCTAAATATTGAAGTCGAAAATTTTACTTATACGAATCAAGAAAATGTCCCTTTTGGTTTATCTGATTTAGAAAATAAGGTTTGGATAGCGGATTTTATTTTTACAAACTGTACTACGGTATGTCCAGGCATGACATACAATATGGTTCAGCTTCAATCTAAAATGAAAGAAGCGGGTGTAGATGCAGAAATAGTATCTTTTAGTGTGGACCCAAGTATTGATACACCTGAGGTTTTAAAGGAATACGTGAGTAAATTCGGGGCAGACTTCTCCAACTGGCATCTTTTAACTGGATATTCGGATGATATCATCCAAAAGTTCGCTAAAAACTCATTTCTAACTATTGCGCAGAAAGATGAAAATTCTGATCAAGTCATTCATGGAACTGCGTTTTATTTGATTGATCAGCAGGGGATAGTATTAACGAAATATGATGGTAATAATCCTGATTTTGATCAAATTATAAAAGATATTAAGTCGTTAGAATAA
- a CDS encoding DoxX family protein, whose amino-acid sequence MFVKFLRENIYASIVLLFLRIYLGWEWLTAGWGKITGDFDTSGFLKGAVGKATGDHPAVQTWWANFLEDFAIPNAGLFNFLVAWGEFLVGLALILGIFTTFAALMGIIMNFAFLLSGTTSTNPQMVILTIFILVAGANAGKMGLDYYVVPYVRNLFKRNRTVDTSYIEK is encoded by the coding sequence ATGTTTGTTAAGTTTTTAAGAGAAAATATTTATGCTTCTATCGTTCTTTTATTCTTAAGAATTTACTTAGGCTGGGAATGGTTAACTGCTGGTTGGGGCAAAATCACTGGAGATTTTGATACGTCTGGATTTTTAAAAGGAGCTGTTGGTAAAGCGACTGGAGATCATCCTGCCGTTCAAACATGGTGGGCAAACTTCTTAGAGGATTTTGCGATTCCTAATGCTGGACTTTTCAATTTTCTCGTTGCATGGGGTGAATTTTTAGTAGGTTTAGCATTAATTCTTGGTATATTTACTACATTTGCTGCACTGATGGGAATCATCATGAACTTTGCATTCTTATTATCTGGAACAACAAGTACAAACCCGCAAATGGTTATTTTAACGATATTTATTCTTGTAGCAGGAGCAAATGCTGGTAAAATGGGTCTAGATTATTACGTAGTACCATACGTTAGAAATTTATTTAAAAGAAACCGTACTGTAGATACTTCATATATAGAAAAATAA
- a CDS encoding heavy metal translocating P-type ATPase, with the protein MSLLNEKEGQVTIQISGMTCGNCAARIEKSLSKIESIHEAKVNLAIERASVRFNQKTINIDQIIHKIEKLGFGANIYKDILKKQIDFRKIEYRSLRNRFVISAILTIPLLWTMFTHFSFTSSIWVPELFMNSWFQLMLATPVQFMIGMPFYFSAFHAVKNKTANMDVLVVLGTSSAYFYSHYLTINSISSSMENHHVPLYFETSSMIITVVLLGKLLELRARSKTLQVVHRLQDIGMKETTIIRDNISMSVPAEKIQVGDIMIIHAGEYIPVDGKIVEGNSVIDESMITGESIPIEKKQGDTIISGSINMNGLLKIVATRTGQQSTIAQINKFIEEAQVSKPPIQRAADRFAGIFVPVIVSLSLFTFFTWYYVIKPGDFALSLEHAIAVMVIACPCALGLATPTSIMVATGRAAENGILFKEGSHIEALDHGSVIFLDKTGTITEGKPSVTKVISTNVSESYLLCMAAAVETYSEHPMAKAIVKEAKNKRLILPDSHSIITFPGYGISGNVEGSKVIIGTKQLLENQGVSINIDNRRVQQLQEQGKSVLFVSIQQKFSGMICVSDTLKQNSIEAIRLLKLLRFKVVMVTGDHDYTSKSIAKEVGIKHIYSNALPKDKGDLVRKWQQKGENVVFVGDGMNDAPALAAANIGFAMGTGTDLTNAAADVNLMKNDLIDVSKAIKLSRKTMRNIKQNLSFALLYNLIAIPFAIMGLLEPWMAGTAMALSSVSVVSNSLRLQKLKLN; encoded by the coding sequence ATGTCTTTATTGAATGAAAAAGAAGGACAAGTCACAATACAAATCTCAGGAATGACATGTGGTAATTGTGCTGCTAGAATTGAGAAATCATTAAGTAAAATAGAGTCAATTCACGAAGCAAAAGTGAATCTAGCGATAGAGCGAGCTTCAGTACGGTTTAATCAAAAAACAATAAATATAGATCAAATCATTCATAAAATTGAAAAGTTAGGATTTGGTGCAAATATTTATAAAGATATATTAAAGAAACAGATAGATTTCCGTAAAATAGAGTATAGAAGTTTACGGAACAGGTTTGTGATATCAGCTATATTAACTATCCCACTATTATGGACTATGTTTACCCACTTTTCTTTTACATCTAGTATTTGGGTTCCAGAGTTGTTCATGAATTCTTGGTTTCAATTAATGTTGGCAACTCCAGTTCAGTTTATGATCGGAATGCCTTTTTATTTTAGTGCGTTTCATGCTGTCAAAAATAAAACTGCCAATATGGATGTGCTGGTTGTTTTAGGTACTTCTTCTGCTTATTTTTATAGCCATTACTTAACTATAAACTCTATCTCTTCCTCGATGGAGAATCACCATGTTCCTCTTTATTTTGAGACTAGCTCTATGATCATAACCGTTGTGTTATTAGGTAAATTATTAGAATTGAGAGCGAGAAGTAAAACGCTACAAGTTGTTCATCGATTACAGGACATTGGAATGAAGGAAACGACGATTATTAGAGATAACATTTCCATGTCTGTTCCAGCTGAAAAGATTCAGGTTGGAGATATAATGATTATTCATGCTGGAGAATACATTCCTGTTGATGGAAAAATTGTTGAAGGAAATTCAGTTATTGATGAATCTATGATTACTGGAGAGTCTATTCCAATTGAAAAGAAACAAGGAGACACTATAATTAGTGGATCGATTAATATGAATGGATTACTTAAAATTGTTGCTACAAGAACAGGTCAACAATCTACGATTGCACAAATCAATAAGTTCATTGAGGAAGCTCAGGTCTCTAAACCACCTATTCAACGCGCAGCAGATCGATTTGCTGGAATATTTGTACCCGTTATTGTTAGCTTATCCTTATTCACTTTTTTCACTTGGTATTATGTAATAAAACCTGGAGACTTTGCGTTATCTTTAGAACATGCAATTGCAGTGATGGTTATTGCATGTCCTTGTGCACTAGGTTTAGCAACACCCACATCTATTATGGTTGCTACTGGAAGAGCTGCAGAGAATGGTATTTTATTTAAAGAGGGGAGTCACATTGAAGCTTTAGATCATGGTAGTGTTATTTTCCTTGATAAAACTGGAACAATAACCGAAGGGAAACCTTCTGTCACTAAAGTTATTAGTACAAATGTTTCTGAATCATATTTATTGTGTATGGCTGCAGCAGTGGAAACTTATTCTGAACATCCTATGGCTAAAGCGATAGTGAAAGAAGCAAAAAATAAAAGATTAATTTTACCTGATTCGCACTCTATCATTACTTTCCCGGGCTATGGCATAAGTGGAAATGTTGAGGGTTCTAAGGTGATCATTGGTACAAAACAATTGTTAGAAAATCAAGGTGTATCGATTAATATAGACAATAGAAGGGTACAACAGTTGCAAGAGCAAGGGAAAAGTGTATTATTTGTATCTATTCAACAGAAATTTTCTGGCATGATATGTGTTTCAGATACATTAAAACAAAATTCGATTGAAGCCATTCGTTTATTAAAACTATTACGCTTTAAGGTTGTAATGGTTACTGGTGATCATGATTATACGTCTAAATCAATCGCCAAAGAAGTTGGGATTAAACATATTTATTCAAATGCTTTGCCAAAGGATAAAGGTGACTTAGTTAGAAAATGGCAGCAAAAAGGAGAAAATGTTGTATTTGTGGGAGATGGTATGAACGACGCTCCTGCTTTAGCAGCAGCAAATATTGGATTCGCGATGGGGACTGGAACGGATTTAACGAATGCAGCAGCTGACGTAAATTTAATGAAAAATGATTTGATAGATGTTTCAAAAGCAATTAAACTAAGTAGAAAAACGATGAGAAATATTAAACAAAATTTGAGTTTTGCACTCCTTTATAATTTAATCGCTATTCCTTTTGCAATAATGGGATTATTAGAACCTTGGATGGCTGGAACTGCAATGGCACTAAGTTCGGTTTCTGTGGTGAGTAATTCTCTCAGGTTACAAAAGTTAAAATTAAATTAA
- a CDS encoding sensor histidine kinase, translating to MKRNSIVFKLFIVTTLFFSIFVGLIVISQTLFFDTFYMKKKEKEITNEVELYRDKYLDDPNLLDQISNEYYEKNNAFISVLNVDQHSEPSSADQDSVDYVIVEVPDPPVIFENGLQISMLSEDGEVFTVSLTEFFLNGAFDTTNLESIGMSKGNYIEVIGIREEGKLTPVYIKSSNKELRSYQVDDNGKYEFFRGTIIKMDINIGEETKLKWDLYMRAFQKFRENNSSLIFSTDETILMSYYDSNTGTDNLTLVQPIFESNNAKKYIFTMESLQPVNEAVDVMKDYYIYAAFIFLILIFMMSMYYSRIISKPLIKINSVATKMSNLNFTEELEIKADDEIGNLSKSINKLSSKLHETISNLQKANKKLQEDIERERKLEKMRKEFVSGISHELKTPLSIIQSYAEGIKDGVSVDKSDYYTDVIIQESNKMNELISDMLELSRLESGFYHLNIEKFSMSDLVNEVQSKLKFNIDEKNLKIMNNIESDCVVYADRKKMEQVISNFYSNAIRYTPKDMEIHVQVKKVKGQTYFSIENQGVSLPDSEIHKIWERFYRIEGSRNKETGGTGLGLSIVKNILELHHAQFGVQNTEKGICFYFNLNREEFTSFT from the coding sequence ATGAAACGTAACAGTATTGTATTTAAATTATTCATTGTGACTACCTTATTCTTTTCAATATTTGTAGGTTTAATTGTCATTAGTCAAACGTTATTTTTTGATACATTTTATATGAAAAAAAAAGAAAAAGAAATTACAAATGAAGTTGAATTGTATCGTGATAAATATTTAGATGATCCTAATCTTTTGGATCAAATATCCAATGAATATTATGAAAAAAATAATGCATTTATCTCCGTTTTAAATGTGGATCAACATTCAGAACCATCTTCTGCAGATCAAGATAGTGTAGATTATGTAATAGTAGAAGTACCTGATCCACCAGTTATTTTTGAAAATGGACTTCAAATTTCCATGCTATCGGAAGATGGAGAAGTATTTACTGTTTCTCTAACTGAATTTTTCTTAAATGGTGCTTTTGATACGACAAATTTAGAATCCATTGGTATGAGTAAAGGGAATTATATTGAAGTAATTGGTATTAGGGAAGAGGGCAAACTTACTCCCGTTTATATAAAGTCATCAAATAAAGAATTAAGATCTTATCAAGTTGACGATAATGGAAAATACGAATTTTTTAGAGGAACAATAATAAAAATGGATATAAACATAGGGGAGGAAACGAAGCTTAAGTGGGACTTATATATGCGTGCATTTCAAAAATTCAGAGAAAATAATAGTTCATTAATATTTTCTACAGATGAAACTATTTTGATGTCATATTATGACTCAAATACTGGAACCGACAATCTCACTTTAGTTCAACCCATTTTTGAAAGTAATAATGCTAAGAAGTATATATTCACTATGGAATCTTTACAACCTGTGAATGAAGCGGTTGATGTGATGAAAGATTATTATATTTATGCTGCATTCATTTTTCTAATCCTTATTTTTATGATGTCGATGTACTATTCAAGAATCATATCTAAACCTTTAATTAAAATAAATAGTGTTGCAACTAAAATGTCCAATCTTAATTTTACTGAAGAACTCGAAATAAAAGCAGACGATGAAATCGGGAATTTATCCAAAAGTATAAATAAACTTTCTTCAAAATTACATGAAACAATTTCAAATTTGCAGAAGGCAAATAAAAAATTACAAGAAGATATAGAGAGAGAACGAAAATTAGAAAAAATGAGAAAAGAATTTGTATCTGGGATTTCTCACGAATTAAAAACTCCGCTGAGTATCATTCAAAGTTATGCAGAAGGTATTAAAGACGGAGTCTCAGTAGATAAGTCGGACTATTATACAGATGTTATTATTCAAGAATCTAATAAAATGAACGAATTGATTTCAGATATGTTGGAGTTATCACGTCTGGAATCTGGTTTTTATCATTTAAATATTGAAAAGTTTTCCATGAGTGATTTAGTGAATGAAGTTCAATCCAAGTTGAAATTTAATATAGATGAGAAAAATTTAAAGATAATGAATAACATAGAATCGGATTGTGTTGTGTATGCTGATCGAAAGAAAATGGAGCAAGTGATTTCAAATTTTTATAGTAATGCAATTCGATATACACCTAAAGATATGGAAATTCATGTCCAAGTGAAAAAGGTAAAAGGTCAAACTTATTTTTCTATCGAAAATCAAGGTGTATCGTTGCCAGATAGTGAGATCCATAAAATATGGGAACGATTTTATCGTATTGAAGGTTCAAGAAATAAAGAAACAGGGGGCACTGGGCTTGGACTTTCTATAGTTAAAAATATATTGGAACTTCATCATGCTCAATTTGGAGTTCAAAATACAGAGAAGGGTATATGTTTTTATTTTAATTTAAACCGAGAAGAATTCACATCATTTACATAA
- a CDS encoding FixH family protein, whose product MRSLISILILLTIVLTGCSNGSSESETHIDMKSMDNPMEESLSPLQVELKTDSENVEVGSEVTFEAVVSQNNESVEDASEVKFEIRMNGKEESEMVQGQHQGDGVYSIQKTFNQEGIYTIISHVTARDMHNMPSLVLKVGQVEMSHSIDEGHSQSENPMDESTEGHTDQH is encoded by the coding sequence ATGAGATCATTAATATCAATTTTAATATTACTAACTATAGTACTTACAGGCTGTTCTAATGGAAGTTCAGAAAGTGAAACACATATAGATATGAAGTCTATGGACAATCCTATGGAAGAGTCTCTAAGTCCACTTCAGGTAGAATTAAAAACTGATTCAGAAAATGTAGAGGTAGGGAGTGAAGTAACCTTTGAAGCTGTAGTTTCTCAAAATAATGAATCAGTAGAAGATGCAAGTGAAGTGAAATTTGAGATTCGAATGAATGGAAAAGAAGAATCAGAGATGGTACAAGGACAACACCAAGGTGATGGAGTTTATTCAATTCAAAAAACATTTAATCAAGAAGGAATATATACGATTATATCCCATGTTACTGCAAGAGATATGCATAATATGCCTAGCCTAGTATTAAAAGTAGGTCAAGTAGAGATGTCTCATTCTATTGATGAAGGCCATTCTCAATCAGAAAATCCTATGGATGAATCGACTGAGGGACATACAGACCAGCATTAA
- a CDS encoding DeoR family transcriptional regulator, giving the protein MLPAERRNLILDYIREKKSLKITQLSEMFSVSEMTIHRDIKPLVEEGLIIKTFGGISLNQERNGAFVNKQDCVYCYSPINQRLAYRLILQDQSIETTCCAHCGLLRHQQKGDKVLQAICPDFLMQTTISATSAWYLMDTSLNLGCCQPQVLAFQHKEHANKFALGFGGTIYSFSEAFHMVFNQMQGKNKGCCD; this is encoded by the coding sequence ATGCTGCCAGCTGAAAGAAGAAATCTAATACTGGATTATATTCGTGAAAAAAAATCACTAAAAATCACTCAGTTAAGTGAAATGTTTAGTGTATCTGAAATGACCATTCACCGTGATATAAAACCGTTAGTTGAAGAAGGATTGATTATTAAAACTTTTGGCGGGATTTCGTTGAATCAGGAACGGAACGGAGCTTTTGTTAACAAGCAAGATTGTGTTTATTGTTATAGTCCAATAAATCAAAGGTTAGCCTATCGATTAATTTTACAAGATCAAAGTATTGAAACGACTTGCTGTGCACACTGTGGTTTGTTACGACACCAACAAAAGGGAGATAAAGTATTACAAGCAATTTGTCCTGATTTCTTAATGCAAACAACGATCAGTGCAACTTCTGCTTGGTACTTAATGGATACTTCTTTGAATCTTGGATGCTGTCAACCTCAAGTATTAGCATTTCAGCACAAAGAACATGCAAATAAATTTGCACTTGGTTTTGGGGGAACCATTTATTCTTTTTCGGAAGCTTTTCATATGGTTTTTAATCAAATGCAAGGTAAGAATAAAGGTTGCTGTGATTAA
- a CDS encoding response regulator transcription factor, producing MNRTVLFVEDEDRLREIGKDYFSSEGFIVLEASDGKQALEIFEMNKIDLLILDIMLPELDGWAVCRRIRNESDVPIIMLTARTEEEDKLMGFDLGADEYVTKPFSPKVLVARAKMLIKRAEGTIGNQNEIFDLNGIQINKQSRQVIVNNNELTLTHKEYELLVFLIENKGIVLSREKLLNQVWGYDFFGDLRTVDTHIKKIRSKLGRQKAKYIKTVIRSGYKFEVANET from the coding sequence ATGAATCGAACCGTTTTATTTGTAGAAGATGAGGATAGACTTCGTGAAATTGGTAAGGATTATTTTTCATCTGAGGGATTTATTGTTCTAGAGGCGAGTGATGGTAAACAGGCACTAGAAATTTTTGAAATGAATAAGATTGATTTACTCATATTAGATATTATGTTACCAGAACTGGATGGTTGGGCTGTATGTAGACGAATTAGAAATGAATCAGATGTACCTATTATTATGTTAACAGCGCGAACGGAAGAAGAAGATAAGTTAATGGGATTTGATCTAGGTGCTGATGAGTATGTGACAAAACCATTTAGTCCTAAAGTATTGGTCGCTAGAGCAAAAATGTTGATTAAACGAGCTGAGGGAACGATTGGGAATCAAAACGAAATATTTGATTTGAATGGGATTCAAATCAACAAACAATCAAGGCAAGTGATCGTAAACAATAATGAACTGACATTAACTCATAAGGAATATGAACTATTAGTATTCTTAATAGAAAATAAAGGTATCGTTCTATCGAGAGAAAAGTTGTTGAATCAAGTGTGGGGGTATGATTTCTTTGGTGATTTGCGAACAGTAGATACTCATATCAAAAAAATTAGGAGTAAATTAGGACGACAAAAAGCAAAATATATAAAAACAGTGATCAGATCTGGTTACAAGTTTGAGGTGGCAAATGAAACGTAA
- a CDS encoding cytochrome c oxidase assembly protein, giving the protein MELILQSGLLEWNKQLFVFITLLSTVYWLLTGLLIERGRTKIQSKHRLYFLIGLFLFYICWGSPLYGFAHLMFSVHMLQMSLLYFLVTPLLLSGIQIHQFYFPKRFQTIVKVRSVIMSPIVSLILFNGLFIVYHIPVVMDTIMMNKWLYYSFHILLAYASFCVWKSIVGSFSQKKLTDLNRRHYVMANTLVLLPVCLLLFFSTLPYRTFTEVTTQFNMLQICFGQNVDLSVLIGMNMMPTDVDQKLGGAIMLLVHKMSFIVGQYIQPKTSDLGEKLE; this is encoded by the coding sequence ATGGAACTGATTTTACAATCAGGTCTTTTGGAATGGAATAAACAATTATTCGTTTTTATCACATTATTATCCACTGTATATTGGTTACTAACAGGATTGCTCATTGAAAGAGGAAGGACGAAAATTCAATCTAAACATAGATTATATTTTTTAATAGGACTTTTTTTGTTTTATATATGTTGGGGAAGTCCTTTGTACGGTTTTGCTCATCTAATGTTTAGTGTACACATGTTGCAAATGAGCCTATTATATTTTTTAGTTACCCCACTATTGCTTTCGGGAATTCAAATACATCAGTTTTATTTTCCTAAAAGGTTTCAAACTATTGTTAAAGTAAGGTCAGTTATAATGAGTCCAATCGTATCACTTATATTATTTAATGGTCTGTTTATTGTTTACCATATTCCAGTAGTAATGGATACAATCATGATGAATAAATGGTTATATTATAGTTTTCATATATTACTAGCCTATGCTTCTTTTTGCGTTTGGAAATCTATAGTTGGAAGCTTTTCACAAAAAAAATTAACAGATCTAAACCGAAGACATTATGTTATGGCAAATACATTAGTTCTACTTCCTGTTTGTTTGTTATTATTTTTTTCTACGTTACCTTATCGAACATTTACTGAAGTTACTACTCAATTTAATATGCTACAAATCTGTTTTGGTCAAAATGTAGATTTAAGTGTTTTAATAGGTATGAACATGATGCCTACTGATGTTGATCAAAAATTGGGTGGTGCAATTATGCTGTTAGTACATAAAATGTCATTTATAGTAGGGCAGTATATTCAACCTAAAACTTCTGATTTAGGAGAGAAATTAGAATAA
- a CDS encoding uroporphyrinogen-III synthase: MKKLEGKKIAIAGGRKADEISKLIENFGGTPLIRPAQGTVFLDDSNVKESLHRLLHEKCDWIIFTTGIGTDKLHTLAKESGNENQFINVLKGAKIAARGYKTLNVLKKLGIQPTIRDDDGTTAGLTRMFQPYQLEGKHIALQLYGAPAPKMINWLEKSGANYFEILPYRHVPPADEKMEQIVSEILNGEVDVVAFTSGPQIRFMVEYADKNMKRSEFIHALNEKVLALSVGKVTEAALREEGINRVVTPEIERMGSMIVTLAEYFEKNN, encoded by the coding sequence TTGAAAAAGCTTGAGGGGAAAAAGATTGCAATAGCTGGTGGAAGAAAAGCGGATGAAATTAGCAAACTTATTGAAAATTTCGGAGGTACCCCATTAATACGTCCTGCTCAAGGTACTGTTTTTCTTGATGATTCTAATGTAAAAGAATCATTACATCGATTGCTTCATGAAAAATGTGATTGGATCATTTTTACAACAGGAATTGGAACGGATAAATTACATACTCTAGCTAAAGAATCTGGAAATGAAAATCAATTTATAAATGTTTTAAAAGGTGCGAAAATTGCTGCAAGAGGATATAAAACATTGAATGTTTTAAAAAAATTGGGAATACAACCAACCATAAGGGATGATGATGGGACAACAGCAGGACTTACTCGAATGTTCCAACCTTATCAATTAGAAGGAAAACATATAGCACTCCAGCTCTATGGCGCTCCTGCACCAAAAATGATTAATTGGTTAGAAAAATCAGGTGCTAATTATTTTGAAATATTGCCCTATAGACATGTACCACCTGCTGATGAGAAAATGGAGCAAATTGTTTCTGAAATTTTAAATGGTGAAGTGGATGTGGTGGCTTTTACTAGTGGCCCTCAAATTCGATTTATGGTTGAATATGCTGACAAAAATATGAAGCGTTCAGAATTCATTCACGCCTTAAACGAGAAAGTACTTGCATTATCTGTTGGAAAAGTAACTGAAGCGGCTTTAAGAGAAGAGGGAATCAATAGAGTTGTAACTCCTGAAATAGAAAGAATGGGAAGTATGATCGTTACATTAGCGGAGTACTTTGAAAAAAATAATTAA
- the cls gene encoding cardiolipin synthase: MKKLIFFLIALFIYVIYVFTKSFWDSQIFTFISLFFSVISFIIGILLIFENRSPTKTITWLIVLIFLPIFGFIFYILFGRSYLKRKINEKNIFIQNNNDNNIELTKLMSTNIELLDERQRIFSRLAYNLGNSPLSYKTEVKILTNGKVTFEEIIKSLQKAKHHIHLEYYIVRDDEIGQKIKNILIQKAIEGVKIRFIYDLFGSWKLHKQYLKDLRSVGVTIEPFLPLKIRFLNNHINYRNHKKMIVIDGKVGFTGGINIGDEYLGKDKKVGFWRDTHLQLKGEAVNALQYFFQKDWLFATNEEFASDEYFIKNVKSSIQNTETGAVQVINSGPDQKWNVIKDLFFSMITSAKKSIWLASPYFIPDEDIISALRIACLSGIDVKLLFPLNPDNRFVFYASRSYFSELLEAEMKIFEYKNGFMHSKFIIIDEEFATIGTTNMDLRSFYLNFEINVILYQQESVRKLVDDFQADLLVSTLIEYEQFSHRSRTQKIAESLARLASPFL; the protein is encoded by the coding sequence ATGAAAAAATTAATCTTTTTTCTTATAGCATTATTTATATATGTAATTTATGTTTTCACAAAGAGCTTTTGGGATAGTCAAATTTTTACTTTCATTAGTCTTTTTTTTTCTGTGATCTCGTTTATAATCGGAATTCTCCTTATTTTTGAAAATCGCTCCCCAACAAAAACAATAACTTGGTTGATCGTCCTAATATTCTTACCTATCTTTGGTTTCATTTTTTATATATTATTTGGACGTAGTTATTTAAAAAGAAAAATTAATGAAAAGAATATCTTTATTCAGAACAATAACGATAATAATATTGAATTAACCAAATTAATGAGTACAAATATAGAACTGTTGGATGAAAGGCAAAGAATTTTTTCAAGATTAGCCTACAATTTAGGTAACAGTCCATTATCTTACAAAACAGAGGTAAAGATATTAACTAATGGTAAAGTTACGTTTGAAGAAATCATAAAATCATTACAAAAAGCAAAGCATCATATCCATTTGGAGTATTACATCGTCAGAGATGATGAGATAGGTCAAAAGATAAAAAATATTTTGATTCAAAAAGCAATTGAAGGTGTGAAAATTAGATTTATTTATGATCTCTTTGGCAGTTGGAAGTTACATAAACAATACTTAAAGGATCTTAGGTCTGTAGGCGTAACGATTGAACCATTTTTACCTTTGAAAATTCGCTTTTTAAATAATCATATCAATTATCGGAATCACAAAAAAATGATCGTAATTGACGGTAAAGTAGGGTTTACTGGTGGTATTAATATAGGTGATGAATACTTAGGAAAAGATAAAAAGGTTGGGTTTTGGAGAGACACTCATTTACAGCTAAAAGGAGAAGCTGTAAATGCACTTCAGTACTTCTTTCAAAAGGATTGGTTATTTGCTACGAATGAAGAATTTGCTTCAGACGAATATTTTATTAAAAATGTTAAATCAAGTATTCAAAATACAGAGACAGGTGCTGTACAGGTTATTAATAGTGGACCAGATCAAAAGTGGAATGTCATTAAAGATTTATTTTTTTCTATGATTACTTCAGCTAAAAAATCGATATGGCTTGCTTCCCCTTATTTTATACCGGATGAAGATATCATTAGTGCTTTGAGAATTGCTTGTTTAAGCGGAATTGATGTTAAATTACTGTTCCCTTTAAACCCTGACAATCGATTTGTATTTTATGCATCAAGGTCATATTTTTCAGAGCTTTTAGAAGCTGAAATGAAAATTTTTGAATACAAAAATGGGTTTATGCATAGTAAGTTCATTATTATTGATGAAGAATTTGCTACAATTGGAACGACAAATATGGATTTGAGAAGTTTTTATTTGAATTTTGAAATCAATGTAATTTTATATCAACAAGAAAGTGTAAGAAAATTAGTGGATGATTTTCAAGCTGATCTTTTAGTATCAACATTAATTGAATATGAACAGTTTTCACATCGTTCAAGAACCCAGAAAATAGCAGAGTCGCTTGCAAGACTTGCTTCCCCTTTTCTTTAA